One Mucilaginibacter ginkgonis genomic region harbors:
- a CDS encoding glutamate synthase subunit beta → MGKPTGFQEFNRELPAKRPPAERVKDYKEFVGMYSPEKLNQQSARCMDCGIPFCHSGCPLGNIIPEFNDAVYNKQWEEAYEILSSTNNFPEFTGRICPAPCESACVLGINKPAITIEEIEKHIIEIAYQKNLVKPMAPLIKSGKRVAVVGSGPAGLAAAAQLSKAGHEITVYERDDRPGGLLRYGIPDFKLQKDVVDRRLKVMEAEGIQFICNTEVGEDIDAQQLVEDFDAIVLAGGSTIPRDLNIPGRELKGIHFAMDFLKQQNKRVSNIAVAGEDITAKDKDVVVIGGGDTGSDCVGTSNRQGAKSILQFEFMPQPPQQRTGAMPWPSYPMLLKTTSSHEEGCTRHFGINTKEFLGDEVGNLRALKVTDVSWETDFLGRPTKFSEVEGSDREIPCQRVFLAMGFLNPQYDGMLQQLSVELDERKNVKAKEGIYSTSVDKVFACGDMRRGQSLVVWAISEGREAARKVDEFLMGHTLLESKEAVNFYEQAF, encoded by the coding sequence ATGGGAAAGCCAACCGGATTTCAGGAATTTAACAGAGAACTGCCCGCTAAAAGACCGCCTGCTGAAAGGGTGAAAGACTATAAAGAATTTGTAGGTATGTATTCGCCCGAAAAGCTGAACCAGCAGTCTGCAAGATGTATGGACTGCGGTATCCCGTTTTGCCATTCGGGCTGCCCGTTAGGCAATATCATACCCGAGTTTAACGATGCGGTATACAATAAACAATGGGAAGAAGCATATGAGATCCTATCATCTACAAACAACTTTCCTGAATTTACTGGCCGCATTTGCCCGGCACCATGCGAATCTGCCTGTGTTTTAGGAATCAATAAACCCGCGATCACTATTGAAGAAATTGAGAAGCACATTATCGAAATAGCTTATCAAAAAAACTTAGTGAAACCAATGGCCCCGCTTATCAAAAGCGGAAAGAGAGTAGCTGTGGTAGGGTCGGGGCCGGCAGGATTGGCTGCGGCCGCTCAGTTGAGTAAAGCAGGGCATGAGATTACGGTTTATGAACGTGATGACCGCCCCGGAGGCTTGCTGCGTTATGGCATTCCAGATTTTAAGCTACAGAAGGACGTTGTCGACCGCCGTTTAAAAGTGATGGAGGCCGAGGGCATTCAATTCATTTGCAATACAGAGGTAGGTGAAGACATCGACGCGCAGCAATTGGTTGAAGATTTCGACGCCATCGTCTTAGCCGGCGGGTCAACCATTCCACGTGACCTTAATATCCCCGGGCGGGAACTGAAAGGTATCCATTTCGCCATGGATTTTCTGAAACAGCAAAACAAACGCGTGAGTAACATTGCTGTCGCAGGCGAAGATATTACGGCAAAAGATAAAGATGTAGTAGTGATAGGTGGCGGCGATACCGGTTCTGACTGCGTGGGTACATCAAACCGCCAGGGTGCAAAGTCTATTCTGCAGTTTGAGTTTATGCCGCAGCCGCCACAACAACGCACAGGTGCTATGCCATGGCCAAGCTACCCTATGTTACTGAAAACAACCAGTTCGCATGAAGAAGGCTGCACACGCCACTTTGGTATCAACACTAAAGAATTTTTAGGCGATGAAGTCGGGAACCTGCGTGCATTGAAAGTGACAGATGTGAGTTGGGAGACGGACTTTTTAGGCCGCCCAACCAAGTTTAGCGAGGTTGAGGGCTCTGACCGCGAGATACCTTGCCAGCGTGTTTTCCTGGCAATGGGTTTCCTAAATCCGCAATATGATGGTATGCTGCAGCAGTTGAGCGTAGAGTTAGATGAGCGCAAAAACGTAAAAGCCAAAGAAGGCATTTACAGCACCAGCGTAGATAAGGTTTTTGCTTGCGGTGATATGCGCAGAGGGCAATCGCTGGTGGTTTGGGCTATTTCAGAAGGTCGTGAGGCTGCCCGCAAGGTTGACGAGTTTCTGATGGGGCACACGCTTTTAGAAAGTAAAGAAGCCGTTAATTTTTACGAGCAGGCTTTTTAA
- a CDS encoding YdeI/OmpD-associated family protein has protein sequence MNALAKKLQIKPGTTWLLINAPEGYQSLLDPLPDGVNLSDALTAQPNGVQLFVKNSAELVEELKTAHLLLKPDTIFWITYPKKSSGVKTDLEMMGPWEELGKYGLDGVSAVSVNETWTALRFKPKLQVKASESCNEEIRGKNKFSEYIDVDTKTVRLPEDALEMLKDDPAALSYFEGLAYSHKKEYVVWILEAKQEKTRLARLEKMFTMLQNKKKNPNDK, from the coding sequence ATGAACGCACTCGCCAAAAAATTACAAATAAAACCCGGAACAACCTGGTTACTGATCAATGCGCCTGAAGGATACCAGTCATTGCTTGATCCACTGCCCGACGGCGTTAATTTGAGTGACGCTCTCACGGCGCAACCAAACGGTGTACAACTGTTTGTGAAAAACAGCGCCGAGCTTGTCGAAGAATTAAAAACAGCACATCTTCTGCTTAAACCCGACACCATCTTCTGGATAACTTATCCTAAAAAAAGCTCGGGCGTTAAAACCGACCTGGAGATGATGGGGCCTTGGGAAGAGTTGGGTAAATATGGGTTGGATGGTGTATCGGCTGTATCTGTAAATGAAACATGGACGGCGTTACGTTTCAAACCAAAGTTGCAAGTAAAAGCATCTGAATCATGTAACGAAGAAATAAGAGGTAAGAATAAATTCTCTGAATATATCGACGTCGACACAAAAACAGTGCGCCTGCCCGAAGATGCTTTAGAAATGCTCAAAGACGATCCCGCAGCATTATCTTATTTCGAGGGACTCGCCTATTCGCATAAAAAGGAATATGTTGTTTGGATATTAGAGGCGAAGCAAGAAAAAACGCGTTTGGCAAGACTGGAAAAGATGTTCACCATGCTGCAGAATAAAAAGAAAAATCCTAACGACAAGTAA
- a CDS encoding RNA methyltransferase, whose product MQKLKLDELNRATVSEFKAQQKLPVVVVMDNVRSMHNVGSIFRTSDGFAVSQIVLCGITAQPPHREIEKTALGATQSIEWVYETDTLSAVNKLREDGYVIIAIEQAQRSIMLNDFHPETNKKYALIFGNEVNGVADDVMQNIDACIEIPQFGTKHSFNIVVSAGIVLWDFFAKLNLK is encoded by the coding sequence ATGCAAAAATTAAAATTAGACGAACTGAACCGCGCCACGGTTTCAGAATTTAAAGCGCAGCAAAAGTTACCTGTTGTAGTAGTAATGGACAATGTGCGCAGCATGCACAACGTGGGCTCCATTTTCCGCACTTCTGATGGGTTTGCGGTTTCACAAATCGTACTTTGCGGAATCACGGCGCAACCACCACATCGCGAAATAGAGAAAACAGCTTTAGGTGCCACGCAATCCATCGAATGGGTTTATGAGACAGACACACTATCGGCAGTAAATAAATTGCGAGAGGACGGTTATGTCATTATCGCGATTGAACAGGCACAGAGAAGCATTATGCTGAATGATTTTCACCCCGAAACCAATAAAAAATACGCGCTGATCTTTGGTAACGAAGTAAATGGTGTTGCTGATGATGTTATGCAAAATATCGACGCTTGCATTGAAATTCCGCAATTTGGTACTAAGCATTCGTTTAATATTGTGGTTTCTGCCGGGATAGTGCTGTGGGATTTCTTTGCCAAATTAAATCTAAAATAA
- a CDS encoding galactokinase: MELYQLQEQFKKIYGRETEHVYFSPGRVNLIGEHIDYNGGLVMPCAVTFGTYLLLNVNDDNLLSFNSLNFEEKAEVKIHSSYTKDQDHWYNYPIGVVNELMKNGCRVQGVDMLFYGNLPIGAGLSSSASIEIVTAYALNEIFNCGLTKLDLVKLCKIVENNFIGVSSGIMDQFAVAFGETNKALKLDCATLDYEAVDCDLGDYVLAIINTNKPRRLAESKYNERVAECHTALAALQAELDLINLCDIDGDSLKTCEHLITDDIIKKRAQHIVQENDRVKQAAQELSVGNLKAFGKLMYASHYSLQHLYEVSGVELDTIVDYCKTDGSVIGARMTGAGFGGCAIALVQKDAFESFRENITKYYSEKIGYAPSVYNSVIGDGVRRLA; encoded by the coding sequence ATGGAACTCTACCAACTGCAGGAGCAATTCAAGAAAATATATGGTCGCGAGACCGAGCACGTCTACTTTTCGCCCGGGCGTGTAAACCTGATAGGTGAACACATCGACTACAATGGCGGCCTGGTAATGCCCTGCGCCGTAACTTTCGGTACATATCTTTTACTTAATGTTAACGATGATAATCTACTTAGCTTTAATAGTTTAAACTTTGAGGAGAAAGCGGAAGTTAAAATTCATTCATCCTACACCAAAGATCAGGATCACTGGTATAATTATCCTATCGGCGTAGTAAATGAGCTGATGAAAAACGGCTGCCGGGTACAGGGTGTAGACATGTTATTCTATGGCAACTTACCTATCGGTGCCGGATTGTCGTCATCGGCGTCCATAGAGATCGTTACCGCATACGCGCTAAACGAGATATTCAACTGCGGGTTGACTAAACTTGATTTGGTAAAGCTGTGCAAAATTGTCGAAAACAACTTTATCGGTGTAAGCAGCGGTATTATGGATCAGTTTGCAGTTGCTTTTGGCGAAACCAACAAAGCGTTGAAACTTGATTGCGCTACACTTGATTATGAAGCAGTAGATTGTGACCTGGGCGACTATGTTTTGGCGATCATCAACACTAATAAGCCCCGACGCCTGGCCGAATCTAAATACAATGAACGGGTAGCGGAATGCCACACGGCATTGGCCGCGCTTCAAGCAGAGTTAGACTTAATAAACCTTTGCGATATTGATGGTGATTCACTTAAAACATGCGAACATCTTATAACAGATGACATTATAAAAAAACGCGCTCAACACATAGTGCAGGAAAACGACCGGGTTAAGCAGGCGGCACAAGAATTATCGGTCGGAAATCTTAAGGCATTTGGCAAGTTGATGTATGCTTCGCACTATTCATTGCAGCACTTATACGAAGTTAGCGGTGTTGAGTTGGATACTATTGTCGACTATTGCAAAACTGATGGCAGTGTGATAGGCGCCCGAATGACGGGTGCCGGCTTTGGTGGCTGCGCGATAGCGTTGGTGCAGAAGGATGCATTTGAAAGTTTCAGAGAAAACATTACGAAATATTATTCAGAAAAGATCGGCTATGCGCCATCGGTTTATAATTCTGTTATTGGGGATGGCGTAAGGCGTTTGGCGTAA
- a CDS encoding YciI family protein: MNQYLITAYDYTDAEAFDRRMAVRPHHLDGAAELKKNGNYVFGGAMLNDEDKMIGSVMVVQFEDEEQLENWKQSEPYITQKIWETVDIKPFKTATVNS, from the coding sequence ATGAATCAATACTTGATAACAGCATACGATTACACAGACGCCGAAGCCTTTGACCGCCGCATGGCTGTACGCCCGCACCATTTGGATGGTGCCGCAGAGTTAAAGAAGAACGGTAATTACGTTTTTGGCGGCGCAATGCTTAACGACGAGGACAAAATGATAGGCTCTGTTATGGTTGTGCAATTTGAAGATGAGGAGCAACTGGAAAACTGGAAACAAAGCGAACCTTATATCACGCAGAAGATCTGGGAAACAGTAGACATTAAGCCCTTCAAGACGGCAACGGTAAATTCCTGA
- a CDS encoding aldo/keto reductase, with protein sequence MSEAKFKETFTIGGDLTINRLGYGAMRITGKGIWGPPADHDESVRVLKRAVELGVNFIDTADSYGPYVSEELIAEALHPYADGLLIATKGGLLRTGPDQWPVDASPEHLKEALEGSLKRLKVDRIDLYQLHRIDEKVPAEKTFEFLKQAQQDGKIKHIGLSEVSVDDIKKAQQYFEVVSVQNMYSVDNRKWEAVLDYCKEQNIAFIPWFPLNAGNVKAVEVIQKIADKHGATVHQVALAWLLQHADNILLIPGTSSVDHLEENMKAADLELSADDVAELDKI encoded by the coding sequence ATGAGCGAAGCAAAATTTAAAGAGACTTTCACCATTGGGGGCGACCTGACTATAAACCGCCTTGGATATGGCGCAATGCGCATTACCGGTAAGGGCATCTGGGGGCCGCCGGCAGACCATGACGAGTCTGTCCGCGTGTTGAAACGTGCAGTCGAATTAGGCGTAAACTTTATCGATACGGCTGATAGTTATGGCCCGTATGTGTCAGAAGAGTTGATCGCAGAGGCATTGCATCCCTACGCGGACGGATTATTGATAGCAACTAAAGGCGGTTTGCTGCGCACGGGCCCCGACCAATGGCCTGTGGACGCCAGCCCCGAGCATTTGAAAGAAGCCTTGGAAGGCAGCCTGAAACGTTTAAAAGTCGACCGGATAGACCTGTATCAATTGCACCGCATAGACGAAAAGGTTCCGGCAGAGAAAACATTTGAGTTTTTGAAACAGGCGCAGCAAGACGGAAAAATCAAACATATCGGTCTGTCAGAAGTGAGCGTGGATGACATAAAGAAAGCACAGCAATATTTTGAAGTGGTGTCGGTCCAAAACATGTACAGCGTAGATAACCGCAAGTGGGAGGCGGTGCTGGATTACTGTAAAGAGCAGAACATCGCGTTTATCCCTTGGTTCCCGCTTAATGCCGGCAATGTAAAAGCGGTAGAGGTTATTCAAAAGATTGCTGATAAGCACGGGGCAACTGTTCACCAGGTGGCGCTAGCGTGGTTACTGCAGCATGCAGATAACATCCTGCTCATCCCGGGTACGTCAAGCGTGGATCACCTGGAAGAAAACATGAAGGCAGCAGATCTGGAACTCTCAGCAGATGACGTAGCCGAACTGGATAAAATTTAA
- a CDS encoding MBL fold metallo-hydrolase, whose protein sequence is MERRKFLTSTAVALAAIGVAPKRSFAAMADPAYQFKLLRGSVGMFAEQGGTIAWLSNKDGILVVDAEFPAQAQHLIAELKKQSDKPFTYLMNTHHHGDHTSGNIAFKGLVKHVVAHENSLTNQKAAAVAAKNEDKQLYPDVTYTNHWKTKLGDEHIKTHYWGPGHTNGDAMIHFENANIVHTGDLVFNRRYPFVDNKAGASVTNWSVVLEKAQKEFDKDTMFVFGHAFDPEKVVGTRDDLKAMQNYMERLVDFVQSGIKAGKTKDDILAAKSIPGVTDWQGDGIGRSLTAAYEELTL, encoded by the coding sequence ATGGAACGTCGTAAATTTTTAACATCTACCGCGGTGGCGCTGGCCGCTATTGGCGTAGCCCCTAAACGCAGTTTTGCAGCAATGGCAGATCCTGCTTACCAGTTTAAGTTATTACGTGGCAGCGTAGGCATGTTTGCAGAACAAGGCGGTACCATCGCCTGGTTATCTAATAAGGACGGTATTTTGGTTGTGGATGCAGAGTTTCCCGCGCAGGCACAACACCTAATCGCGGAGTTGAAAAAACAGTCGGACAAGCCATTTACCTACTTAATGAACACGCACCACCATGGCGACCATACATCCGGCAATATTGCCTTCAAAGGATTGGTGAAGCACGTAGTGGCACATGAAAATTCGCTAACGAACCAAAAGGCTGCCGCTGTAGCCGCCAAGAACGAGGATAAACAATTGTACCCCGATGTTACTTACACTAACCATTGGAAAACAAAACTGGGCGATGAGCACATCAAGACTCATTATTGGGGACCGGGCCATACTAATGGCGACGCCATGATCCATTTTGAGAACGCCAACATTGTACACACCGGCGACCTGGTGTTTAACCGCCGCTACCCCTTTGTAGATAACAAGGCGGGCGCATCAGTTACAAATTGGTCTGTGGTTTTAGAAAAGGCGCAGAAAGAATTCGATAAGGATACGATGTTTGTTTTTGGCCACGCCTTCGACCCCGAAAAAGTTGTTGGCACACGCGACGATCTTAAAGCGATGCAAAATTATATGGAACGCCTGGTTGATTTTGTACAAAGCGGTATAAAGGCCGGCAAAACAAAAGATGATATACTGGCCGCTAAATCTATCCCCGGAGTAACTGACTGGCAGGGTGACGGCATAGGCAGAAGCCTTACCGCGGCATACGAAGAACTGACTTTGTGA
- a CDS encoding creatininase family protein, with protein MKNLLLFIALLFCAPVFAQQLPTRWDELSAVDWPAALAKSNKTCVLPIGILEKHGPHAPLGNDLIHVREIAARVVKNEYAVVFPDYFYGQINEARQQPGTFALPADLIFKMLEATCDEIGRNGFTKIVIINGHGGNPEFLHFFMQNLLNKRHNYAVYLYEPSNDPEYNKQMAALHKSDPSYDMHAGERETSTIMALRPDLIHVERAGEQSGEDQKRLKLTNLYTPIWWYAGFPNHYAGVGGKASLELGRVIVDHEIASFTKALKDVKADTQTLKLQNEFYDKVDNLGKN; from the coding sequence ATGAAAAATCTATTGCTATTTATCGCATTGCTTTTTTGCGCCCCTGTTTTTGCACAGCAACTGCCCACCCGCTGGGACGAATTAAGCGCTGTTGACTGGCCCGCCGCGCTGGCTAAATCAAACAAAACCTGCGTTTTACCAATCGGTATTTTAGAAAAGCATGGCCCGCATGCGCCCTTGGGTAACGATTTGATTCATGTGCGCGAAATTGCAGCAAGGGTAGTGAAAAATGAATACGCGGTAGTTTTTCCCGATTATTTTTACGGCCAGATCAACGAAGCACGCCAGCAACCCGGGACGTTTGCCTTACCTGCCGACCTGATCTTTAAAATGCTGGAAGCAACCTGCGATGAAATTGGCCGAAACGGTTTTACCAAGATAGTGATCATTAACGGGCATGGCGGTAACCCCGAGTTTCTGCATTTCTTTATGCAGAACCTGCTCAACAAGCGCCATAATTATGCAGTGTATTTGTACGAGCCATCAAACGACCCGGAATACAATAAGCAGATGGCCGCGTTACACAAAAGCGATCCGTCTTATGACATGCACGCGGGTGAGCGCGAAACATCTACAATTATGGCCTTACGCCCCGACCTGATCCATGTTGAGCGGGCGGGAGAGCAGTCGGGCGAAGACCAAAAACGACTAAAACTTACCAACCTGTATACACCCATCTGGTGGTACGCAGGTTTCCCTAATCATTACGCTGGCGTTGGTGGCAAAGCAAGCCTGGAGTTGGGCAGAGTGATCGTAGACCATGAGATAGCCTCATTCACAAAAGCTTTAAAAGATGTTAAAGCCGACACGCAGACGTTGAAACTTCAAAATGAATTTTATGATAAGGTGGATAACCTTGGCAAAAACTGA
- a CDS encoding glycoside hydrolase family 13 protein, translated as MNIKRALIILTIIPSLIACKNKEVQQESNSSAEKQWWKEAIVYQIYPRSFKDSNGDGVGDLRGIISKLDYIQSLGITAVWLNPIYSSPNDDNGYDVSDYRNIMKDFGTMKDFDELLKGLHDRKIKLVMDLVVNHSSDEHEWFKQGRSSRTSPYRDYYHWWNAERGKPPYRYSLFDLNHDAWRYDATTNAYYLHYFSRKQPDLNWENPKLRQEVYNMMKFWADKGIDGFRLDAFQFAAKDTTFKPLPKGYEKNFTQYYAVQPGLHKYLREMNDQVFSKYNVMSVAEGAGRNLQDAHDMVDADRHELNMAYAFDAVDLAKPNGYSLVKLKQVFTHWDSAFADKGWLSIFLANHDQARLVTRFGNDSPQFREPSAKMLATFIMTMRGTPYWYNGDELGMTNIRFTDVKDYRDVQTLNEYQNQKNKGADMNAFMKQIAFSSRDNGRTPFQWDASANAGFTTGTPWIKINPNYTSINAAVEEKDANSPLSYFKKIVQLRKDNLTLVYGKYTLLDKGNDKVYAYLREGEGKKMLIVLNFSKDSAETNLELNIANAKVLMDNYAAGSSVADANGHIKLKPYEAVVCELK; from the coding sequence ATGAATATCAAAAGAGCGCTTATAATTTTAACCATTATACCATCCCTGATCGCTTGTAAAAACAAAGAAGTTCAGCAAGAATCAAATTCATCTGCTGAAAAACAATGGTGGAAAGAAGCTATAGTTTACCAGATATATCCTCGCAGTTTTAAGGATAGCAACGGCGATGGTGTGGGCGATCTTCGGGGCATTATTTCGAAACTCGATTATATTCAGAGCCTTGGTATTACAGCAGTGTGGTTAAATCCTATCTACAGTTCGCCAAATGATGACAATGGTTATGACGTGAGCGACTACCGTAACATCATGAAGGATTTTGGCACCATGAAAGACTTTGATGAGTTGCTTAAAGGATTGCACGACCGTAAGATAAAACTGGTGATGGACTTGGTGGTTAACCACAGCAGCGATGAGCACGAGTGGTTTAAACAAGGCCGCAGTTCGCGGACCAGCCCATATCGCGATTATTACCATTGGTGGAATGCCGAGCGCGGCAAACCGCCGTACCGCTACAGTTTGTTTGACTTGAACCACGATGCCTGGCGGTATGACGCGACAACGAATGCCTATTACCTGCATTATTTTTCGCGCAAACAGCCCGACCTGAACTGGGAAAATCCAAAACTGCGGCAGGAGGTGTACAACATGATGAAATTCTGGGCCGACAAAGGGATAGACGGTTTCCGCTTAGACGCTTTCCAATTCGCGGCGAAGGACACTACCTTTAAACCTTTGCCTAAAGGCTATGAAAAGAATTTTACGCAGTATTATGCTGTGCAACCTGGCTTGCACAAATACCTGCGCGAGATGAATGATCAGGTGTTTAGCAAATACAACGTTATGAGCGTGGCAGAAGGTGCCGGCCGCAACCTGCAGGATGCCCATGATATGGTAGATGCAGACCGCCATGAGTTGAATATGGCTTACGCGTTTGACGCTGTAGATCTGGCAAAACCAAACGGCTACAGCCTGGTGAAACTGAAACAGGTATTTACGCATTGGGATAGCGCCTTTGCCGACAAAGGCTGGTTGTCTATCTTCCTAGCGAACCATGACCAGGCAAGATTGGTCACCCGTTTTGGAAATGATAGCCCTCAGTTTCGTGAGCCATCAGCTAAAATGCTGGCAACATTTATTATGACCATGCGCGGCACGCCATATTGGTATAACGGCGATGAGTTGGGCATGACTAACATTCGCTTCACGGATGTGAAAGACTACCGCGATGTGCAAACCTTAAATGAATACCAGAACCAGAAAAATAAAGGTGCCGATATGAACGCCTTTATGAAACAGATAGCCTTTAGCAGCCGCGATAATGGCCGCACGCCGTTTCAGTGGGACGCTTCCGCGAATGCAGGTTTCACAACTGGTACGCCGTGGATTAAGATAAATCCGAATTACACGAGCATCAATGCCGCTGTAGAAGAAAAAGATGCAAATAGTCCGTTGAGCTACTTTAAAAAGATAGTGCAGTTGCGCAAGGATAATCTTACGCTGGTCTACGGCAAATACACGCTGCTGGATAAAGGCAACGATAAAGTTTACGCTTACCTGCGCGAAGGCGAAGGGAAGAAAATGCTGATTGTGCTGAACTTTTCTAAAGATTCAGCAGAAACAAATCTTGAGTTGAACATAGCAAACGCGAAAGTATTAATGGATAATTATGCTGCCGGCTCGTCCGTCGCGGATGCTAATGGCCATATCAAGCTGAAACCTTATGAGGCGGTGGTTTGCGAATTAAAATAG
- a CDS encoding LOG family protein, whose product MKSICVFCGANYNGDLLLGKAVESLADIMANKEISLVFGGGRVGVMGLLADAIIKRGGKTIGVIPQFLMDKEVGHTGLTELHIVDNMHQRKQLMNDLCDGIIMLPGGFGTLEEFFEVLTWLQLGLHKNPVGVLNVNGFYDHLLMQMDVMVEQRFLKPINRQLVITSTDAIELVDMMENFKTEPDEVWFKDRNLT is encoded by the coding sequence ATGAAATCTATCTGTGTATTCTGTGGCGCTAATTACAACGGTGACCTTTTATTAGGCAAGGCTGTTGAATCGCTCGCCGACATAATGGCAAATAAAGAAATAAGCCTTGTTTTCGGCGGTGGCAGGGTAGGTGTAATGGGTTTGCTGGCAGATGCCATCATCAAACGCGGCGGAAAAACTATCGGGGTTATTCCGCAATTCTTAATGGATAAAGAAGTTGGCCACACCGGACTAACCGAATTGCATATAGTTGACAATATGCACCAGCGCAAGCAATTAATGAATGACCTTTGCGACGGAATCATAATGCTGCCCGGCGGCTTCGGTACGCTCGAAGAATTTTTTGAAGTGCTTACCTGGCTGCAATTAGGTTTACATAAAAATCCGGTAGGCGTTTTAAACGTTAATGGTTTTTACGATCATCTGCTGATGCAAATGGATGTGATGGTAGAGCAACGCTTCCTGAAACCTATAAACAGGCAATTGGTGATCACATCAACAGATGCAATTGAACTGGTGGACATGATGGAGAACTTTAAAACCGAACCTGACGAGGTGTGGTTTAAGGACAGGAATTTAACCTGA